The DNA sequence TACTATTGAAAGTGAACCGCTGATTGGAAGCCTCGTTGGGATTTTCTCATCCTTTGCTGGCGTACTGGGGAGCGGTACTTCATCCGGGGCAGGTTCTCCCGGGATATCTCAGATCGTCACAGCGTTTGAGAGCAATTTCCTGGTTTACCTTATTGTCAATCTCGTCGTTTTCCTTGTTGCTTCATATATCTTCGGGAGACTCCTTTCCAGGCTGGCTGGACCAAAGCGCAAGAAGACACCGGCGGCAGTGACGGCAGTGGTCATAATGGTCGTTCTTTCTGCTGTATTCTTTTCGCTTGCAGGCATGAACCAGGATGGAAATTACGGCACACATTCCCCGCTAACTTCGTCGGGCAATACCTATTTGCCGGCGACCTATGGAAATGCGACCCCTTCGATAGCTTCCGGCAACCTATCGGGAATAGCCTCTGCCCTGAAGGTGTTTGATGCTTCCCCAACCACCACCCTGAACTCTTCATATCTTGCAGCCGGCATCGTTGGAAAGTATGGTGGGGTGTACAACATTTATGCCATGATCGGCACCGCCGGTCCGGGAAATGCTTCAGCGTGGTTCAATACTGAAGCTTCCAGGGCCTCATACTTCACTCTGGTCATATACACTTACAACGTCACCCAGATTGTCAATGCGATCTCGTCAGACCAGATAATAAACGGCAGTGGGGTCACTGGATCATCTTCACTGGCAAACCTTCTCAATATTATACCGCAGGTCGTTATTATAGAGGGATACAACGGCACTATCAGCCAGGCCGGGTCTCTAGCTGCCCAGAATGCAAACAACATTGTATCGCTCTCTGGTGGCGCAGGAACAAAGCTGCTCGTCAGTCTTAACATAAGCTCAAGTACCTCTTTCCCCGGATTCTCGGGATCACTTTACGTTTACTCTGGCGCGATTGCGTGGCCGGGAAGCGTGACAGGAATAATCAGTCCAGTCACCAGTGCCATGAACCAGTCCGGTCCCCTGGTCACGTTTGAAAAGGGATTGGAAAGTGGATACCTCATTCCCGGAAATGGCCAGGGAAATATGCAGGGGTCGGTAATGGTAGCCGGAGTGGTCAGTCCATCAATGTTTAATTCCACCCTTTTGAAGGATATAGGGGCAACAGGATCGGGAACACCAGCTTCGGCGGAAAGGATAGCAGTAGCTGGAGGTATTTTCTATCGGCCGGATGTATTTCACTCCTCCCCTGGTTCGAATACAGTTCAATACTCAAAAGTGTTCAACTATTCGGGGAATATTGAGTTCGGATCAAACGGCACATATGCCCTGATTGTCGGTTATCCTATTAGTGGCGCTGGCAATTCAGTTTCTTACAATTATACGGTCTACTCGACCTCAGCGGGTTTCGGAAGCATTTTCAGTTTCAATGGACAGAATAACACCATAATTAAAAATCCGGGGAGTTCAATCGATATGAGCACGACGAATTTCACCACTGATGCAGTCTTCCCCGCCAACCTCAGCATCGAGACCGGGACACTCGATACAGGGAATGGTATCTATACTATCAGCACCACGGTGATCAACCACGACAGTGATATTATAACAAACTTGAGCATAAGTGATAACAGTTCAATTTCTGCATACTCTGGATACATGAAAGTGGTTAGCGGTATACCATACCTTGCAGGTAAGACTATCCAGCCCGGTGGGAATATTACCCTTTCATTCAATGTGTCTGTCAACAACTTCGGATCTTTCACGCTATCCGGTCCAGCGGTGAATTACTCCTCCAATGGATCACGATTCAACGTCACCGGGACCCCTGTAAGCCTCATTGTGCCGCTTCCGTCCTTCCTGGATTCAGTAATATCCATTGAGTACGCTACAATTTCAGGAGCCGGACAGTCCAGTCCAATAGGTGTACTGGCAATGCAGCTTCTACCTGGTTTCTACCTGTTCGAGATCATTGCAATTCTCGTTGTGATCCTGGATATATTCATAGAAATCAGGGGATTCAGAAAATGGAGAGCCAGAAAGGGAACCAAATAGGAGCGATCCAGGGCTACACTATTTCACTTTTCCATCCCTGTATTTCCACAGGTACATGCTTGCAATGGAGCAATAGGGTCTCCATGACTCAGCGATGGCCTTTATCTGTTCTGTATCCGGAATATCCTGAGTACCGTAAATATCCCTTACTGCTGCCCTGATGCCCTGGTCTTCATAAGCGAGCACGTCTGGTCTTCCCATTGAAAAAATGAGCACCATCTTTGCGGTCCATGTGCCAATCCCTCTTGAGAGCGTCAGGATTTCAATGACACCATCATCGTCAAGCTCCCAGATTTTTTCCAGGTCTATTTTTCCACTCAGTATCTTTTCAGAGAATTCCCTGACATATTCAATTTTCCTGAACGATACTCCACATCTCCTGAATTCTTCCCTGTTTGTGTCCAGAATCACCCGAGGCAGCAATTCTCTTCCCGGCATCATCTCGTAAACCCGCTTTAGAATAGCATCAGCAGCCCTGGATGAGAGTTGCTGGCAAATTATGGATTCACATACATTCGTGAATATATCAGGATCGGGTGTGAAATCAATGACTCCATTCCTTCTAACGATCGGTGAAAGTACATCATCGTTTGAGACCAGGTGTCCGTACGCTTCCGTGAGCATTTTCTTATAGCCATCCAAATTCTGTCGAAAGCCTAATTTCATTGAAGATCATACTCCCTTCCTCTCCAGCTTATTTTCTTCATCCTCCTGCCTGCAATCAGGTTATAGGTATAGATGAACGGTATCAGGAAACTCAGCAGGAATACAAATGCCTTGATCTCCCTGCTCCTTGCCGTGTTTTTTAAGCCAGTTAAAATTGAAGGGATAAAGAATAGCAGGAATACTGGAGATACGAATATGGAAAGCACTATTGCACTTACGAAGAGCAGGTCAGATGCCCCGAAAAAGAGGATGCCATATCGAAACACGCTGGGTGATGACGACTCCGATAGTGCGGTCTGGCGGTTTGCCCATTCGATGAATGTGCTGAAATTGTCAGGAGAATTTATTACTGGCTGGGCAGACCTTGCATAGAAGATCTTCTTTCCTTCAGATTTGGTCAGTTTAGTCAGGGCTATGTCATCAGACACTGATGAGCTGAAAAGTCTCATGCGTTCATCGGTTGATATTAGTTCTCTCCGGAATGCCAGGGAACCACCCCATCCAAACCTGGTGATGTCAGATTCCATCATGCCAAGTCCCACAAACCCCCAGACAAGTTTTACCCTGGACCAGAACCCCCCGACCGGCCTGAAGTAAGGGAATGTAGTAACAATGCCGTACTTCTCGTCCTTAAGGGGGGAAACAAGATCTCCCAGCCAGTTTTTTTCAGCAATTATATCTGAGTCGGCTATTACATATGCCTGGAATTCGTCATACTTTGACAGTGCTGATGCGATTGCGCGGACTTTCCCACTGCATCCAGTGCAGGCGAAATTCGAGGGAATGATCCTTATTCCGACCTCATTGAGCACCGGTACGGAAGGATCATCCATGCTGTCAACAACTGCTACAGTCTCATAATTGCCGTATTCCTGTTTCATGAGGGAAAGTATGTTCTCCCTGAGGGAAAAGTCGGCTCCACGGCAAGGAACAATAACGAGGGTTCTTGGAGAGAAGTCTCCAGCTTTATAGCTGGTGCCATGGCGGCTGCCAATAGCTATATATGTCAACCCGACCCATATCAGGACCAGGATCGCTATGAAAAAATACAGAACTATTCGTGTAAGCAAATCAAGCATTATATCATACACCCGGAATAAGTTGAAATATCTCTGGTATTTTAAACTCTCCTAGCTTTTCTTGTATATTTATCCCGGCTAAGATAACGCAGCTATCATCCGGGAAACATTCCTAATTTGGGGCGGAAGAAAAGTATCTTAGTATAGAGTTTCAGCGAAAGCATAATCATAAAGGTTTTATAGAGTTATTATCATGTAATAAAGGTGACTAAATGGTCGAAAAATTGAGTGATGATTTCTACGGAGAAATGTATGGATTCGTCAAGAAGCACAGTGCGATCAACAACGGGTTCATAGACCGGTTTGCGAGAGGTGATATCTCCGTTTCGGAATTCAGGAGATTCTCGGAAGAGTTCTATCATTTTACACGGGAATGGGTATCAATCCTCTCTGTACTGCTTGTGAATACACCGGACGAAAACGATGCAAAAAACCTGACCACAATACTGGTATCTGAACTCGGGGACATGGATCCAACCAAGAGACATGAGCTGCTCTACAGGAAGTACCTGAGAAGCATTGGAATTGAGCCTAAAGATCTCGTGAAGAAGAACCAGGTAAGAACAACAAAGGCATGGCTTGATGGCATGAGGACGTATTTTGCAAGTGATCATTTCGAGGCTCTCGGTGCTGAATTCGGCCTGGAGAACATGGCAATACCCATGTGGGACAAGATACTGTCGGGTTTCAAGATATGGGTGAAGAAGCATCCAGAATATGCCGGCATGGATATAGAATATTTTACCTTCCACAGAGAACTGGAAGAACATCATGAGGAAGCAATGGAAGACGTTCTGGGAGGGCACAAGGACGATCCCACTGCACAGAAGAAGTTCAGGATTGGTGCGGACGGGATCCTGAAACTCGAGGAAAAATTCTGGCTCGGGCTGGAAGACAAGAACAACTGATCTGAAATTTTTCCTTACTTTTATTTCGGCATGTTTTAATCTTTTCTGTTGATGCAGTAAATATGATGCACAGGAGAGAGAATGACACTGTACTAGTCAAGTTCGAGGATGACGAGGATGTCCTTGAGGCGCTGGACAAGATAGTAAAGTTCTATGGCATTGAATCCGGTACGGTGCAATGGGGCATAGGGATGCTTCATGATATAGAGGTAGGGTACTGGAATGGCAAGGAGTACGAGAAGAAAAAATATGCGGACAGGGCAGAAATAGTCTCCTTCCATGGTTCAATAGCATCCAGCGAACCAAGGTTCCACATTCATCTGTCATTCGCCGTGCGTGACCATTCTGTCCATGGCGGGCACCTGTTCTCGGGAATTGTCGGCCCACTGCTGGAGATAGAGATTCATGTGGTCAACACCATTACCATAAGCAGGAAACTTAACGAAAAAAGCGGACTCAAGGAGATCGCAATCCAGTAAGTCTACATCAGGCTCCGGATAAGTTCCCTGACTTCACTGCTGGTTTCCTTAAGATCTGACATTATGGAGGGGATTTCCTCGACGGTGACGCCAAAGTCAGCAAGTTTCTGGCTGAAACCAAGGTTCTCGATGAAGTATTCGATCATGTCTGCAGAGAGCATTGCAGTTTCCGGGGATTCCTTGCCTGTGCCACGGAGTTCCATGGAAATTAGCGAAAGCTCCCTCCACCTCTTCTTTGCGTAGTACCTCATAACCGTGGGCAATGTGATGCACGAAGTGATGCCGTGTGGTATCCCGTATTTGGCTCCAATCACTTTTCCTATGCGGTGGCTCAGCCCCATCTGCGCATCGTAAACATCAAAGTATGAATACCACGCTGCAAGCTGGCATTCCATGAAGTTCTGCTCATTCTGTCTGGTCAGGTTGTTGAAAAGTTTCTTTATTGCCATTATGGCGAAAGTGGTTCCGATTTCTCCGATACCATCTGAGATCAGGGTCTCTACAGCGTGGTCCAGAGCACGCACGCCTGATGATCTCCATAGCCATTCCGGTGTCTCCTCCGGTCCGGTTGGATCGAGGATGACATACTGTGGAGTGATGTTTCTGTCCCTTATCCCCATCTTGGTATGATTTTCAGTGTACCCTGCTATATGGGAAAACTCAGCAGCCGAAAGTGTTGTTGGTATTGCAATATGCACCAGGTTCTTCCTCTTGGAGAAGTATTTCGCGGCTTTCGCGGAATCAATTACGCTCCCGCCGCCAACGGAGATTATGACGCCCGCTTTTGTCTTCTTTATGAGATCCGTGACTTCATTGATTTTCTCTATGGGGGCATGTTGTGTAATTTCGCTGTACTCAGAATGCTTTACGGTTATGTTTTTCAGTATTGATTTGTAAAAGCGTGTTTTTGATACAGAAGAGGATGTGACCACAATAGCGCTGGAAGCTCCAGATTCCTTTATGAAGTCATTAAGACGAAATCTGCTATTCTGTCCATAGGACACCGACCTGATCGGCAGGTAGCTGTAGTTATAAATCATGCATACCAAGACTTCATGTAGCTGGTATCCTCAACGCTCTCTGCCTCGGTCGTCAGTAGCAGGGGGTCATACGCCTCGACCATTACGGCAACCTCATCCGTTGACTCAGCTCCAATGGCTTTCTCCACAGCTCCTGGCTGCGGTCCGTGGATTAACCCTCTTACGTGAAGAGTTATGGAACCCGCGGATATACCTTTCCTGCTCATGAAGTTTCCAGAAGAGTAAAAGAGGACTTCATCAGTGTCGATGTTGCTGTGGTAATATGAAATAGGAATTGCCTTCGGGTGGAAATCGAATTTTCGTGGCAGGAAAGTGCCAACCATGAAGGACTTTCCGCTGAATGTCTCATGTACGGGAGGAGGTTGATGCAGTTTTCCGACTATTGGGGCCATGGTGCTGACGTTTATAGCATATGGATATAGATATCCATCCCATCCTGCAACATCAAGAGGGTCCCTGTCCCTTCTCTCAATTATATAGTGATCGCCATAGTCCACCCAGACCTCGTATTCGCCCTGCCCGCTAGCGGGGGGGTGCAACTTTGGGACGCGAATATCCCTGTCATAGTACGGAGCTCCCTCCTTTATCTGCCCATAAACGTTCAAATACCGAGGCGGCATGCCAATCCTGTCCCTGGATTCCAGGAAGAAAGACTCAAAATCGCTACCTGCGTCCAGCCTGTAGGTTGTCCCCTTTGGTATGTACAGGTAATCTCCCCTTGATACATCCAGGTCTCCAAGGACGGAGTGAAGTGTAGCTATGCCTGACTGCACGAAAAACAACTGATCATACAGGGCATTCCTGAATAGCTTCTTTCCGTTGGCTACAGGTTTCAGCACCCCCATTGAAATCCTGCTGTTGAACATCATGTAATTTCGTCCGGTAATGAAATCCCCGGACCTTCTGCTTTTCTGTGTTTCCACATGACGATGGGTATATTCGCCTATCCCGGCCACAGGTGCCTTCTTTTCCATCTTCTCCACTGATTTCACCCGTGTGGGTTCTGATGTATGATAGAGAAGTGAGTAGGGCCCTTCAAAACTCTCCTCACCAAATAATTCTTCCCTGAGCAGCTTGTCCTTGTTAGTATAGGTGTGCCGGCTTTCAGGCATTTCCCCCTGCTTCACGTAATATACCATTTCCTTTCCCCTCCTATATGACTTTATTGTCCAGTTCTCCGATCATGTCGGAATATAATATTACCCTATCGCCATGATTGAGCCATGGGTGATCTTGTGACTCGAGAATGCAGCCTGTTCCTACTGTTCCCGTCATTATAACGTCTCCAGCCCTGATCCACGACTCAAGGGAAGCCCACTCTATGAGTTTCTCAATATCCCAGTAGATGCTGTTAAGGTTCCCGGCAGAATACGTCACCCCATTTACTGTTGCAGTCATGTTCATATCAATTTTTCCCTCACCATTTCTTCGTTTCAGGACCTCGTCCTTTGTAATGATTGCCGGGCCGAGGCTTGTGGCGAAATCCTTTCCCTTTGAAGGCCCGAGACCTACTTTCATTTCTTCTCTCTGTATGTCCCTGGCGCTCCAGTCATTTGCCAGGGTAAAGCCGAAGATATGGTTCCACGCATCTCCTGCAGCTATGTTCTTTCCATTGCGTGAAATGATGATGCCCATCTCAAGTTCATAATCCATCTCCCTTGTGTATGAAGGTATGGGGACATCGCTTCCAGCTGGATACAGGTTCGAAGTGTTCGAGAAATAGAATACGGGGTATTTGTACCACTCCGGTATCATGTCCAGGCCGCGTTTTAGTCTTGCCGTTCTGACATGTGTCTCAAAAGCATAGAAATCCCTGATCGATTTAACCTCGGGGATTGGTATCAGCTTGGTCATTGCCTGGAATTCCCCGATGGGCTTTACGCCCTGCATCTCTTTCTCAAGCTTTTCCGTATCTTTGCCTATGAGCTCGTAGAAATTCAAGCTCAGGGAGGCTTCATCCATCCCAAGTGAAGATGAGACAGGGTAAGCTAAACCATCCATAACTCCAACAGTGACAGGTTTCCCCTCATGGGAGACTCTTGCTATTTTCATTTTTCAGAGATTTCCCCTTTTTTCCTGCTCCAGTTCTATCGACCTGAAGAGGGCCTTGAAGTTGCCATTGCCAAAGGATATGGCGCCTTTTCTCTGTATTATTTCATAGAAGAACGTCGGCCTGTCTCCCATGGGCTTGGTGAATATCTGCAGCAAATAGCCCTTATCGTCCCTGTCGACCAGTATTCCAAGCTTCCTGAGTTTGTCCATATCCTCACTTATACTCCCGACCCTATCCCTGAGGTTGTCATAGTATGAATCCGGGGTGTAAAGGAACTCTATGCCCCTCCTCTTCAGGTCTGACACGGTCTTGATGATGTCATCTGTCTCCAGTGCTATGTGCTGAACGCCGGGCGAATTGTAATAGTCAAGGTATTCCTGTATCTGCGACTTCTTCAAACCGTATGCAGGTTCGTTTATGGGAAAAATTATCTTGCGGTCATTATACTCAACGACCTTCGACTTCAGGGCTGAGTACTCCGTGCTGATGTCCTTGTCATCGAAGCTGATCAGCTGCCTGAAACCAAATCCGTCGATGTAGTACTTAACCCAGCTATCCATGTTCTTTTCCTCAACGTTGCCCACAACGTGGTCTATCCTCTTTATGCCCACGGATTGGGAGTCACCTTCAACCTCCTGGAAGTCTGGAGGCAGGATGTCTTCATATTCCGAGTAATCATTTATGGTATGCATGGTCTCTCCATAGGTCGGCACAGCAGATTTCCTCAGTTTGCCGGACGGTGTCTTTACCGTTTCAATCCTGCCCATCTTCACTACTCCACGCCGTGAAACCTCCTTTGCTGTATCGTCTATGTTGTCAACCTTGAATGAAATGTCCCTCACGCCGTCTCCATGCTTCCTGACATGTTCGGCAATCGGTGAGTTTTGGTCAAGAAAGCTGGTCAGCTTCAGCTTCATTGCGCCCTGTCCCATAAGGTATGAAACCCTATCCCTTACTCCGGTTTCGGGTCCGGCATATCCGAGGATCCTGAATCCCATTGCATTCCTGTGAAAATACGCCCACTGTTTTGCAGAACCAACGTAAAATTCAACGCTGTCTATAGAGTCAAGGATCTTCTCTGATGCCATATTTGCACATGAAAGCCGGAATAAAAAGGTTTTTCGTTGCTATAAATTAGCTCGGGACAGATAAAATTACATGTCTACGAAGTGACCGGGCACGGGTAAATTTGTTGCTTTAATGCGGTTGTGTTTAGGAATGTATTTATCTTTCTAATCCCTGTATTATCATGAATTTTGAAACAACCATGACGGGGAGCTTTTACAGGAGCAAGAAGGTAATTGATCTTCTAAACGCGTCGCCGACTGGAGAACTGGGCCGCCAATATCAGGCTGTGGCAGTTGATGCAGAGCGTGAGGCTGTTGTTGATCAACTTCACCCTGATGGATATGTCCATGGACTGAACTGGGTCAGCAATGGTGAACAGAGGAAAGCGGGGTACACTACATACCTGCCAAACAGGTTCGCGGGATTCTCCCGTACTGAGAGGACAACACAGAAGTTCGGAAACAATTTCATTGCAGAGCTCATAGAAGCTTCACCCGGAATTGCATCGGCCATTGGCAATTCTCCCGCATTCAGGTTGCCGGCAATAGAAGCACCGTTGCAGTACACCGGTGAGAAACTCGCCAGATCGGAAGCTGAGGATGCTGCAAAAATAGCAAAACAGGAGAAGGCAGAGAGGATATTCATACCGTCACCTTCGCCGGGCGTGATAACAGTATTCTACCCTCCGGGAAAGGGGTACAGGAGTCACCAGGAATACCTTGATGCTGTTTCAAAGGAAATGAGGAAGGAATACAGTGCAATACTTTCAGTCAACAATGTGGACCTCCAGATAGACGCTCCGGACCTGGCAATGGCGGCGAGCCTCGGAGTGGATTGGGGAATAGACTTCTTTGATGCTCTTCCTCTGCACGTTGAGGCCATTAACAGGGCAATTTCAGGCCTGCCGAGAGACAGGATAAGAGTTCACTACTGTTACGGGAACTATGTAGCGTCTCATCTTTCTGACCCTTCTTACGAAAGAGTTCTGCCAGAGATTCTTGGACTCAAGGTTGGCACTATAGTGGGTGAAATGGCTAATGGCAGGCACCAGGGAGACCCTCTAATCCTGAAAAAATATGTACGGGAGCATGGATGGCCAGCCGGAATGAAATACGCGGTGGGAGTCGTGGATGTGAAGAGTCCGTTCGTTGAGACACCAGAGACCATTGCCCAGCGGCTTACAAATGTGTCCTCAATAGATGAAATAGGTCCGGAGAAGGTTCTAGGAGGTACGGACTGCGGTTTCGAGACAT is a window from the Thermoplasmatales archaeon genome containing:
- a CDS encoding 3-methyladenine DNA glycosylase/8-oxoguanine DNA glycosylase — translated: MKLGFRQNLDGYKKMLTEAYGHLVSNDDVLSPIVRRNGVIDFTPDPDIFTNVCESIICQQLSSRAADAILKRVYEMMPGRELLPRVILDTNREEFRRCGVSFRKIEYVREFSEKILSGKIDLEKIWELDDDGVIEILTLSRGIGTWTAKMVLIFSMGRPDVLAYEDQGIRAAVRDIYGTQDIPDTEQIKAIAESWRPYCSIASMYLWKYRDGKVK
- a CDS encoding N-glycosyltransferase, translating into MLDLLTRIVLYFFIAILVLIWVGLTYIAIGSRHGTSYKAGDFSPRTLVIVPCRGADFSLRENILSLMKQEYGNYETVAVVDSMDDPSVPVLNEVGIRIIPSNFACTGCSGKVRAIASALSKYDEFQAYVIADSDIIAEKNWLGDLVSPLKDEKYGIVTTFPYFRPVGGFWSRVKLVWGFVGLGMMESDITRFGWGGSLAFRRELISTDERMRLFSSSVSDDIALTKLTKSEGKKIFYARSAQPVINSPDNFSTFIEWANRQTALSESSSPSVFRYGILFFGASDLLFVSAIVLSIFVSPVFLLFFIPSILTGLKNTARSREIKAFVFLLSFLIPFIYTYNLIAGRRMKKISWRGREYDLQ
- a CDS encoding Pyrroloquinoline quinone (Coenzyme PQQ) biosynthesis protein C → MVEKLSDDFYGEMYGFVKKHSAINNGFIDRFARGDISVSEFRRFSEEFYHFTREWVSILSVLLVNTPDENDAKNLTTILVSELGDMDPTKRHELLYRKYLRSIGIEPKDLVKKNQVRTTKAWLDGMRTYFASDHFEALGAEFGLENMAIPMWDKILSGFKIWVKKHPEYAGMDIEYFTFHRELEEHHEEAMEDVLGGHKDDPTAQKKFRIGADGILKLEEKFWLGLEDKNN
- a CDS encoding putative DNA-binding protein with PD1-like DNA-binding motif, which encodes MMHRRENDTVLVKFEDDEDVLEALDKIVKFYGIESGTVQWGIGMLHDIEVGYWNGKEYEKKKYADRAEIVSFHGSIASSEPRFHIHLSFAVRDHSVHGGHLFSGIVGPLLEIEIHVVNTITISRKLNEKSGLKEIAIQ
- a CDS encoding L-1,2-propanediol oxidoreductase: MIYNYSYLPIRSVSYGQNSRFRLNDFIKESGASSAIVVTSSSVSKTRFYKSILKNITVKHSEYSEITQHAPIEKINEVTDLIKKTKAGVIISVGGGSVIDSAKAAKYFSKRKNLVHIAIPTTLSAAEFSHIAGYTENHTKMGIRDRNITPQYVILDPTGPEETPEWLWRSSGVRALDHAVETLISDGIGEIGTTFAIMAIKKLFNNLTRQNEQNFMECQLAAWYSYFDVYDAQMGLSHRIGKVIGAKYGIPHGITSCITLPTVMRYYAKKRWRELSLISMELRGTGKESPETAMLSADMIEYFIENLGFSQKLADFGVTVEEIPSIMSDLKETSSEVRELIRSLM
- a CDS encoding homogentisate 1,2-dioxygenase yields the protein MVYYVKQGEMPESRHTYTNKDKLLREELFGEESFEGPYSLLYHTSEPTRVKSVEKMEKKAPVAGIGEYTHRHVETQKSRRSGDFITGRNYMMFNSRISMGVLKPVANGKKLFRNALYDQLFFVQSGIATLHSVLGDLDVSRGDYLYIPKGTTYRLDAGSDFESFFLESRDRIGMPPRYLNVYGQIKEGAPYYDRDIRVPKLHPPASGQGEYEVWVDYGDHYIIERRDRDPLDVAGWDGYLYPYAINVSTMAPIVGKLHQPPPVHETFSGKSFMVGTFLPRKFDFHPKAIPISYYHSNIDTDEVLFYSSGNFMSRKGISAGSITLHVRGLIHGPQPGAVEKAIGAESTDEVAVMVEAYDPLLLTTEAESVEDTSYMKSWYA
- a CDS encoding 4-hydroxyphenylacetate degradation bifunctional isomerase/decarboxylase produces the protein MKIARVSHEGKPVTVGVMDGLAYPVSSSLGMDEASLSLNFYELIGKDTEKLEKEMQGVKPIGEFQAMTKLIPIPEVKSIRDFYAFETHVRTARLKRGLDMIPEWYKYPVFYFSNTSNLYPAGSDVPIPSYTREMDYELEMGIIISRNGKNIAAGDAWNHIFGFTLANDWSARDIQREEMKVGLGPSKGKDFATSLGPAIITKDEVLKRRNGEGKIDMNMTATVNGVTYSAGNLNSIYWDIEKLIEWASLESWIRAGDVIMTGTVGTGCILESQDHPWLNHGDRVILYSDMIGELDNKVI
- a CDS encoding 4-hydroxyphenylpyruvate dioxygenase — its product is MASEKILDSIDSVEFYVGSAKQWAYFHRNAMGFRILGYAGPETGVRDRVSYLMGQGAMKLKLTSFLDQNSPIAEHVRKHGDGVRDISFKVDNIDDTAKEVSRRGVVKMGRIETVKTPSGKLRKSAVPTYGETMHTINDYSEYEDILPPDFQEVEGDSQSVGIKRIDHVVGNVEEKNMDSWVKYYIDGFGFRQLISFDDKDISTEYSALKSKVVEYNDRKIIFPINEPAYGLKKSQIQEYLDYYNSPGVQHIALETDDIIKTVSDLKRRGIEFLYTPDSYYDNLRDRVGSISEDMDKLRKLGILVDRDDKGYLLQIFTKPMGDRPTFFYEIIQRKGAISFGNGNFKALFRSIELEQEKRGNL
- a CDS encoding methionine synthase; amino-acid sequence: MNFETTMTGSFYRSKKVIDLLNASPTGELGRQYQAVAVDAEREAVVDQLHPDGYVHGLNWVSNGEQRKAGYTTYLPNRFAGFSRTERTTQKFGNNFIAELIEASPGIASAIGNSPAFRLPAIEAPLQYTGEKLARSEAEDAAKIAKQEKAERIFIPSPSPGVITVFYPPGKGYRSHQEYLDAVSKEMRKEYSAILSVNNVDLQIDAPDLAMAASLGVDWGIDFFDALPLHVEAINRAISGLPRDRIRVHYCYGNYVASHLSDPSYERVLPEILGLKVGTIVGEMANGRHQGDPLILKKYVREHGWPAGMKYAVGVVDVKSPFVETPETIAQRLTNVSSIDEIGPEKVLGGTDCGFETFENMGSIPKSIALKKLKSLVQGAELARKIS